A region from the Rufibacter sp. DG15C genome encodes:
- the treZ gene encoding malto-oligosyltrehalose trehalohydrolase, with product MSFSPTGQAQVLVWAPEAEQVELILNEGNTSVPLKKEEFGYWSVTTDLVSPGDAYKFRLNDDQEFPDPVSLFQPNGVHGASQAYDETSFNWEDDNWQCPLLEDFVLYELHTGTFTPEGTFAGIEQKLDHLLELGVTAIEIMPVAQFPGDRNWGYDGVFPFAVQDSYGGPEGLQRMVSACHQKGMAVVLDIVYNHLGPEGNYLGAYGPYFTNKYNTPWGPAINFDDAWCDGVRRYFSENLLMWFRDFHVDAVRLDAVHAIKDFSPVHILREMKQQVNQLMETTGRTHYMIVELDLNDTCFINPLEEQGYGMDAQWVDEFHHALRVTMTGDQTGYYSDFTGISDLGKAYKDAYVYDGQFSPHRQKSFGVKAEGNPGKQFIVFTQNHDQVGNRMLGERLTELVSYEMQKLAAGAVILSPFLPMLWMGEEYAEPNRFQYFVSHTDPELAEAVRQGRKAEFGMFHAQGEAPDPMAEETFLQSKLQWDLLPLEPHQTLFRYYQTLLKLRKELPALKHLDRQNLEVVENDAHKTLQLRRWHDEEQVLCLMNFSNAPQTVALPLNAKTWNLVLDSAAPEWKGPQPSAPTANAGTEVLMQPESLLVFRGQS from the coding sequence GTGAGTTTTTCTCCTACCGGCCAGGCCCAGGTGCTCGTATGGGCCCCTGAGGCTGAGCAAGTAGAGCTGATCCTGAACGAAGGCAACACCAGCGTGCCCTTAAAAAAGGAGGAGTTTGGGTACTGGTCCGTGACCACAGATTTGGTTTCGCCAGGAGACGCCTACAAGTTCAGGCTTAATGATGACCAGGAATTCCCAGACCCGGTTTCATTGTTCCAGCCAAACGGCGTGCACGGCGCTTCGCAAGCCTATGATGAAACTTCATTTAATTGGGAAGATGACAACTGGCAGTGCCCGCTTTTGGAGGACTTTGTCCTGTATGAACTCCATACCGGTACGTTTACGCCAGAGGGCACCTTTGCAGGCATAGAGCAAAAGCTAGACCATCTGCTGGAACTGGGAGTGACCGCTATTGAGATCATGCCCGTGGCGCAATTCCCCGGTGACAGAAACTGGGGCTATGATGGCGTCTTTCCGTTTGCCGTGCAAGATTCCTATGGCGGGCCAGAAGGCTTGCAGCGCATGGTGAGTGCCTGTCACCAGAAAGGAATGGCGGTGGTTCTGGACATAGTGTACAACCACCTAGGGCCCGAAGGTAATTACCTGGGGGCCTATGGGCCTTATTTCACCAACAAGTACAACACTCCCTGGGGACCGGCCATCAATTTTGACGATGCCTGGTGTGACGGGGTGCGCCGCTATTTCAGTGAAAACCTACTCATGTGGTTTAGGGACTTCCATGTAGACGCCGTGCGTCTGGATGCGGTCCATGCCATCAAGGATTTCAGCCCTGTGCACATCCTCAGGGAGATGAAGCAGCAAGTGAACCAACTCATGGAAACCACCGGCCGCACGCATTACATGATAGTTGAGCTGGATTTGAATGATACGTGTTTCATCAATCCCCTGGAGGAGCAAGGATACGGCATGGACGCGCAATGGGTTGATGAATTCCATCATGCCCTTAGGGTAACCATGACCGGCGATCAGACCGGGTATTATTCTGATTTCACAGGGATTAGTGACCTAGGCAAAGCCTACAAAGACGCCTATGTCTATGACGGCCAATTCTCGCCGCACCGTCAAAAATCATTTGGGGTCAAGGCCGAGGGAAATCCAGGAAAGCAGTTCATTGTTTTCACCCAGAATCATGACCAGGTAGGTAACCGCATGCTGGGGGAACGCCTCACTGAGCTAGTCAGTTATGAGATGCAAAAGCTGGCGGCGGGCGCCGTGATCTTAAGCCCGTTCCTGCCCATGCTGTGGATGGGCGAAGAATACGCAGAGCCAAACCGGTTTCAGTACTTCGTCAGCCACACAGACCCAGAATTGGCCGAAGCCGTCCGCCAAGGGCGCAAAGCAGAGTTTGGCATGTTCCATGCCCAAGGCGAAGCACCAGACCCCATGGCCGAGGAAACGTTCCTTCAATCCAAACTACAATGGGACCTGCTACCTCTGGAGCCCCACCAAACCCTCTTCCGGTATTACCAAACTCTACTAAAGCTTAGAAAGGAGCTGCCCGCCTTGAAACACTTGGACCGCCAAAACCTGGAAGTGGTAGAGAACGATGCGCACAAAACCCTGCAGTTGCGCAGGTGGCATGACGAGGAACAGGTACTCTGTCTGATGAATTTCTCCAATGCCCCGCAGACGGTAGCCCTGCCACTGAATGCTAAAACCTGGAACCTGGTGCTAGACTCCGCTGCTCCGGAATGGAAAGGGCCTCAACCATCGGCACCCACCGCCAACGCTGGAACCGAAGTACTGATGCAACCAGAAAGCCTTCTGGTGTTTCGGGGTCAGTCTTAA
- the glgX gene encoding glycogen debranching protein GlgX, protein MSIIHYPGQPFPLGATWDGEGVNFALFAHYATGVELCLYDSPESTTESERIKISERSHQVWHIYIPELKPGQLYGFRVQGHYEPENGHRFNSNKVLIDPYAKAIAGTINWHESLFGYQFGSEQEDLSFSELDSAPYIPKSVVVDSAFDWGNDKPPKIPYYKSIIYEAHVKGFTQLHPEIPENIRGSYAAIGHPVTINYLKELGITAIELLPVHHFVTDWYLQEKGLTNYWGYNTIGFFAPDVRYSSSGVLGEQVVEFKTMVKNLHQAGIEVILDVVYNHTGEGNEKGPTLSFKGVDNASYYRLTEEDKRYYMDYTGTGNTLNANLPSVLRLIMDSLRYWILEMHVDGFRFDLAAALARELHDVDRLSAFFDIIHQDPIISQVKLIAEPWDIGEGGYQVGNFPPGWTEWNGKYRDCMRDFWRGEESMLAEFANRFTGSSDLYSDDFRRPTASINFITAHDGFTLHDLVSYNEKHNEANGEDSKDGEDHNRSWNCGAEGPTEDQWIIDLRNRQKRNFLTTLFLSQGVPMLVAGDELSRTQQGNNNAYCQDNEISWINWDKADKDLLDFSKNLIKLRRQHPVFRRRRWFQGRPIKGLGVEDIAWFLPDASEMSDEHWDQDHAKSLAVYLNGRGVHTRGPKGEVVIDDSFYVIFNAYHDSLVFHLPPEKYGSLWAVAVDTFRGLVEPAQPEIYSAGDSFHVEGRSVLVLKNHVHEVEPEQNV, encoded by the coding sequence ATGAGCATTATACATTATCCAGGCCAGCCCTTCCCGTTGGGTGCCACCTGGGACGGCGAAGGAGTTAATTTTGCCCTATTCGCCCACTATGCCACGGGCGTAGAACTTTGCCTTTATGACTCGCCAGAATCTACTACAGAATCAGAAAGGATTAAAATTAGTGAGCGTTCACACCAAGTATGGCATATCTACATCCCTGAATTAAAACCAGGTCAGTTGTATGGCTTTCGGGTACAAGGGCATTATGAGCCTGAGAATGGGCATCGGTTTAACTCCAATAAAGTTTTAATAGATCCTTATGCCAAAGCCATAGCCGGCACCATCAATTGGCATGAATCCTTGTTTGGCTACCAGTTTGGGAGTGAGCAGGAAGATTTGAGCTTCAGTGAGTTGGACAGTGCGCCGTACATCCCTAAATCAGTAGTGGTAGATTCCGCTTTTGACTGGGGCAATGACAAGCCACCCAAGATTCCCTATTACAAATCCATCATCTATGAGGCGCACGTCAAAGGCTTCACCCAGTTGCATCCAGAGATTCCGGAGAATATTAGGGGCAGCTATGCCGCCATTGGCCACCCCGTAACTATCAATTACCTCAAAGAATTGGGTATTACCGCCATAGAGCTATTGCCGGTACACCACTTTGTCACAGACTGGTACCTGCAGGAGAAAGGCCTCACCAATTACTGGGGATACAACACAATAGGGTTCTTTGCGCCAGACGTGCGGTACTCTAGCAGCGGCGTTTTGGGCGAACAGGTGGTGGAGTTTAAGACCATGGTTAAAAACCTTCACCAGGCAGGCATTGAGGTCATTCTGGACGTAGTTTACAACCACACCGGTGAAGGCAATGAGAAAGGTCCCACCTTGTCGTTCAAAGGCGTAGACAATGCTTCTTATTATAGACTCACGGAGGAGGACAAGCGCTACTACATGGATTATACGGGTACGGGCAACACGCTAAATGCCAACCTTCCCAGCGTCCTACGCCTAATCATGGACAGCCTACGTTACTGGATTCTGGAGATGCACGTAGACGGCTTCCGGTTTGATTTGGCGGCGGCATTGGCTAGGGAGTTGCATGACGTGGACCGCCTTTCAGCCTTCTTTGATATCATTCACCAAGACCCTATCATTTCCCAGGTTAAACTCATCGCGGAGCCCTGGGACATTGGAGAGGGCGGTTACCAGGTAGGTAACTTTCCGCCGGGCTGGACCGAATGGAATGGCAAGTACCGCGATTGTATGCGGGATTTCTGGCGAGGGGAGGAGAGCATGCTGGCTGAGTTTGCCAACCGGTTCACGGGTTCTTCAGACTTGTACTCAGATGACTTTAGGAGGCCCACCGCCAGCATTAACTTCATCACGGCCCATGACGGCTTTACGCTTCATGATTTGGTGTCTTACAATGAAAAGCACAACGAGGCCAACGGCGAGGACAGCAAAGATGGGGAAGACCATAACCGCTCTTGGAACTGCGGCGCCGAAGGCCCTACCGAAGACCAATGGATCATTGACCTGCGCAACCGCCAGAAACGCAATTTCCTGACTACGCTCTTCCTTTCGCAAGGCGTACCTATGCTGGTGGCCGGCGACGAGTTGAGCCGCACTCAACAAGGAAACAACAATGCTTATTGCCAGGACAATGAAATCTCCTGGATTAATTGGGACAAGGCAGACAAAGACTTGTTGGACTTTTCTAAAAACCTGATTAAGCTTCGGAGGCAGCACCCAGTCTTTAGGAGAAGGCGTTGGTTTCAGGGCAGGCCCATTAAAGGTTTGGGAGTAGAGGACATTGCCTGGTTTTTGCCAGACGCCTCAGAAATGAGCGATGAGCACTGGGACCAGGACCATGCTAAATCACTGGCCGTGTATTTAAACGGAAGAGGCGTGCATACCCGTGGCCCTAAGGGCGAGGTGGTGATTGATGATTCCTTCTATGTCATTTTCAACGCTTACCATGACTCCCTGGTGTTTCATTTGCCACCAGAAAAATATGGCAGCCTGTGGGCGGTGGCCGTAGACACCTTTAGAGGATTGGTTGAACCAGCGCAGCCAGAAATCTACAGCGCCGGAGACTCCTTCCATGTAGAGGGACGATCCGTGTTGGTCTTGAAAAACCATGTCCATGAGGTAGAGCCAGAACAAAATGTATAA
- a CDS encoding citrate synthase codes for MSEFAELILDGKSYKFPVVEGTENEKAIDINALRAQTGYITLDSGYKNTGATESAITFLDGEEGILRYRGYPIEQLAEKSSFIEVAYLLIYGTLPTQTELEDFSNQIKVHTLVNEDMRKILDGFPSTAHPMGILSALVSSLTAFYPESLNPNQTKEARDLDIIRLMAKLSTIAAWSYKNSVGHPVNYPKNKLDYCSNFLHMMFAYPTEEYELNPVVVSALNKLLILHADHEQNCSTSTVRLVGSANASLYSSVSAGISALWGPLHGGANQAVIEMLEAIKADGGDSKKFIAKAKDKDDPFRLMGFGHRVYKNFDPRATIIKKAADDVLTALGVNDPILNIAKELEEAALNDPYFVERKLYPNVDFYSGIIYRAMGIPTEMFTVMFALGRLPGWIAQWKEMREAKEPIGRPRQVYTGATERNYTDINKR; via the coding sequence ATGTCAGAATTTGCTGAACTTATCTTAGATGGCAAGTCATACAAGTTCCCGGTTGTAGAGGGAACCGAGAATGAAAAGGCCATTGATATCAATGCTCTGCGCGCGCAAACAGGTTATATCACCCTAGATTCTGGTTACAAGAACACCGGTGCCACAGAAAGCGCCATCACCTTTCTGGACGGTGAAGAAGGCATTCTACGCTACCGCGGTTATCCAATTGAGCAATTGGCAGAAAAGTCTAGCTTCATTGAAGTAGCCTACCTATTGATTTACGGCACGCTTCCTACCCAGACAGAGCTTGAGGATTTCAGCAATCAGATTAAAGTACACACACTGGTAAACGAGGACATGCGCAAAATCTTGGACGGCTTCCCGTCTACGGCGCACCCTATGGGTATCCTGTCTGCCTTGGTAAGCTCCTTGACAGCATTCTACCCAGAGTCGTTAAACCCTAACCAAACCAAAGAGGCCCGTGACCTGGACATTATCCGTTTAATGGCCAAATTGTCTACCATTGCCGCCTGGTCTTATAAAAACTCTGTTGGGCACCCAGTAAACTATCCTAAAAACAAGCTGGACTATTGCTCTAACTTCTTGCACATGATGTTCGCGTACCCAACTGAGGAGTATGAACTGAATCCTGTGGTAGTGAGTGCCTTGAACAAACTATTGATTTTGCACGCAGACCATGAGCAGAACTGCTCTACCTCTACGGTGCGTCTGGTAGGTTCTGCCAATGCTTCGCTTTACTCTTCTGTGTCTGCTGGCATCTCGGCCCTTTGGGGACCGTTGCACGGTGGTGCCAACCAAGCCGTTATTGAGATGTTGGAGGCTATCAAAGCCGATGGCGGAGATTCTAAGAAATTCATTGCCAAAGCCAAGGACAAGGATGATCCTTTCCGTTTGATGGGCTTCGGGCACCGCGTGTACAAGAACTTTGACCCACGCGCGACTATTATCAAAAAGGCCGCAGATGACGTATTGACCGCTCTTGGCGTGAACGACCCAATCTTGAACATTGCCAAAGAATTGGAAGAAGCTGCCTTGAACGATCCTTACTTTGTAGAGCGCAAGCTGTACCCGAACGTAGACTTCTACTCTGGTATCATCTACCGCGCCATGGGCATCCCAACGGAGATGTTCACTGTGATGTTCGCCTTAGGCCGTCTACCAGGTTGGATTGCCCAATGGAAAGAGATGCGTGAGGCCAAAGAGCCAATTGGTCGTCCACGTCAGGTGTACACAGGTGCTACTGAGCGCAACTATACTGATATTAACAAACGCTAA
- a CDS encoding OmpA family protein: MRNLKLLILLVGVLIGNGSGAWAQKAQGGSTNSKAQKSYQEGMKLIGDREFEKAIAAFDEAIERDSLFGEAYLRAAGLTRIMQKPDAAYAYYKRGLPKLPPSPGLAPEYLTFADLSFDRGLYSQSAEYYQKFLDLYKGKPSKQSLHAGQQLKNVDFALKAIANPVAYSPVSLSQVVNAMGMQYSPVLTADQQSLLFTARTGKGGLNDENLYLSLKQDGEWQAPVSVSDKINTELNEGAATFSADGRVLVFTSCNRKDSFGSCDLYISYKEGSNWSKPVNMGSKVNTAAWDSQPSLSADGRTIYFASNRQGGLGSEDIWITHQQEDGSWVVPVNAGKAINSPGREAAPFLHASSATLYFATDGRQGMGKLDLFKATKSEKGWNEPENMGYPLNTHRDETSIFITADNHLGYYSGQPSKTGNVLIGLSQFEVPEVWKGKVKSSYAQGKVYDAVTKKPMAAQVQVYYLDSASVLTQQVPSDKTSGAYTIVLNQGEEYALYVTAPGYVLESRHISEKSTTQPLALDFYLQPISKGSKAVLSNLFFDTGKATLRAESRTELDKLYQFMKSNPSVKVEIAGHTDNVGQPTNNLKLSQARAQAVVKYLVSKGIPIEVFMAKGYGETQPKANNNTEENRQLNRRIELRIL; this comes from the coding sequence ATGCGTAACCTAAAGCTTCTTATTCTTCTTGTAGGTGTATTAATTGGGAATGGTAGTGGGGCCTGGGCGCAGAAAGCGCAAGGCGGTTCCACTAATTCAAAAGCCCAGAAGTCCTACCAGGAGGGAATGAAGTTGATTGGGGACCGGGAGTTTGAGAAAGCCATTGCCGCTTTTGACGAAGCCATTGAACGCGACTCCCTCTTCGGGGAGGCGTACCTACGGGCGGCAGGCTTGACGCGCATTATGCAAAAGCCCGATGCCGCCTATGCCTATTATAAAAGAGGACTGCCCAAATTGCCGCCTTCCCCAGGCTTAGCCCCAGAATACCTCACCTTCGCAGACCTTTCCTTTGACCGGGGGTTGTATAGCCAATCAGCGGAGTACTACCAAAAGTTCCTAGACCTATACAAAGGTAAGCCGTCTAAGCAGAGCCTGCACGCCGGGCAGCAACTCAAAAACGTGGACTTCGCCTTGAAGGCTATTGCCAATCCGGTGGCGTATTCGCCTGTTTCCTTAAGCCAGGTGGTGAACGCCATGGGCATGCAGTATTCGCCGGTGCTCACCGCCGATCAACAATCCTTGCTGTTTACCGCCCGCACCGGCAAAGGCGGCCTAAACGATGAGAACCTTTATCTATCTTTAAAACAAGACGGGGAGTGGCAAGCACCGGTTTCCGTATCAGATAAAATCAACACAGAGCTTAATGAAGGCGCGGCCACCTTCTCCGCTGACGGTCGGGTGCTGGTGTTTACCTCTTGTAACCGCAAGGACTCCTTCGGCAGCTGTGACCTGTATATCTCTTACAAGGAGGGTTCCAATTGGTCCAAGCCGGTGAACATGGGATCCAAGGTCAACACTGCCGCTTGGGATTCTCAGCCAAGTTTATCTGCGGATGGTAGAACCATTTATTTTGCCTCTAACCGGCAAGGGGGATTGGGCAGCGAAGACATTTGGATTACCCACCAGCAGGAAGATGGTTCCTGGGTTGTCCCGGTGAATGCCGGTAAAGCCATTAATTCGCCGGGGCGCGAGGCGGCTCCTTTCTTGCACGCCAGCAGTGCCACGCTATATTTTGCCACAGACGGCAGGCAGGGCATGGGCAAGCTGGATTTGTTCAAAGCCACCAAGTCAGAGAAGGGATGGAATGAGCCTGAGAACATGGGCTATCCGTTGAACACGCACCGTGACGAGACCTCCATCTTTATCACCGCTGACAACCATCTAGGTTACTATTCTGGGCAACCCAGCAAAACCGGCAATGTATTGATAGGGCTGTCACAGTTTGAGGTCCCGGAGGTATGGAAAGGCAAAGTAAAGAGTAGTTACGCGCAAGGGAAAGTGTATGATGCTGTCACCAAAAAGCCGATGGCCGCGCAGGTCCAAGTCTATTATTTAGATTCTGCCAGCGTCTTGACCCAACAGGTTCCCTCAGACAAAACCTCGGGCGCGTACACCATTGTGCTGAACCAAGGGGAAGAGTACGCCTTGTATGTTACTGCGCCGGGGTACGTTCTGGAAAGCCGCCATATTTCAGAGAAGTCCACTACCCAACCGCTGGCTTTGGACTTCTATTTGCAGCCCATCAGCAAAGGGTCCAAAGCCGTTTTGAGCAACCTGTTCTTTGACACCGGCAAAGCCACCTTAAGAGCAGAGTCCCGCACCGAGTTGGACAAGTTGTACCAGTTCATGAAAAGCAACCCCAGCGTGAAGGTGGAGATTGCCGGGCACACCGACAATGTGGGCCAGCCGACTAACAACCTAAAGCTGTCCCAAGCCAGAGCACAGGCCGTGGTCAAATACTTGGTGTCCAAAGGTATTCCAATAGAAGTTTTCATGGCCAAAGGCTATGGTGAAACGCAACCCAAAGCAAACAATAACACAGAGGAAAACCGCCAACTCAATAGAAGGATAGAATTAAGAATCCTTTAA
- a CDS encoding 7-carboxy-7-deazaguanine synthase QueE, which yields MEHFYTIQGEGYHTGKAAYFIRLGGCDIGCHWCDVKESWDANLHPLTDTDWIVQQAIQYPGKAVVVTGGEPLLYNLDYLTNELQKRGVQTFIETSGAYPLSGTWDWICLSPKKFKGPHPNVLPHAGELKVIVFNKTDFAWAEEHAAYVGPETRLYLQPEWSKAEQIMPLIVEYVKENPKWQVSLQTHKFLNIP from the coding sequence ATGGAGCACTTCTACACTATTCAGGGCGAAGGCTACCATACAGGCAAGGCTGCCTACTTTATCAGATTGGGCGGCTGCGACATTGGGTGCCACTGGTGCGACGTAAAGGAGTCTTGGGACGCCAACCTGCACCCGCTCACCGATACGGACTGGATAGTGCAACAAGCCATCCAGTACCCGGGCAAAGCCGTGGTGGTGACCGGTGGCGAGCCCTTGCTGTATAATTTGGACTACCTGACCAATGAATTACAGAAGCGCGGCGTACAAACCTTTATTGAGACGTCTGGGGCCTACCCATTGAGCGGTACCTGGGACTGGATCTGTCTTTCTCCTAAGAAATTTAAAGGACCGCACCCCAACGTTTTGCCGCACGCCGGTGAGTTGAAGGTGATTGTGTTCAACAAAACAGACTTTGCTTGGGCAGAAGAGCATGCGGCGTATGTGGGCCCAGAGACCCGTCTCTATTTACAACCCGAGTGGAGCAAGGCAGAACAAATTATGCCTTTGATAGTTGAGTACGTGAAGGAAAACCCCAAATGGCAGGTGTCTTTGCAGACTCATAAATTTTTGAATATTCCGTAA
- a CDS encoding bifunctional 5,10-methylenetetrahydrofolate dehydrogenase/5,10-methenyltetrahydrofolate cyclohydrolase: MILLDGKKTSEAIQSEIAAEVAEIKKHGGKAPHLAAILVGHDGGSMTYVNNKVLACERVGFDSTLLHYEDTITEEELLTKIKEINQDPNIDGLIVQLPLPKHISSNKVLEVMDYKKDVDGFHPVNVGRMVTGLPSYLPATPYGIMQLLERYNIDTKGKHCVVIGRSNIVGTPISILMSKCTIPGESTVTICHRNTVDLPMHTRMADILIVAVGKPGMVTADMVKEGAVVIDVGTTRVTDASRERGWRLRGDVDFENVAPKCSYITPVPGGVGPLTISMLLKNTLKAAKKEVYG, encoded by the coding sequence ATGATTCTCTTAGACGGAAAGAAAACCTCAGAAGCCATTCAAAGTGAAATTGCCGCTGAAGTGGCGGAAATCAAAAAACACGGCGGCAAAGCTCCCCATCTGGCGGCCATTCTAGTAGGGCATGACGGTGGCTCCATGACCTACGTCAACAACAAGGTGCTGGCCTGCGAGCGCGTGGGATTTGACTCTACGTTGCTGCACTATGAAGACACCATCACAGAGGAAGAGCTGCTAACCAAAATCAAAGAAATCAACCAGGACCCCAACATTGACGGGCTTATTGTTCAGTTGCCGCTGCCCAAGCACATCAGCAGCAACAAGGTATTGGAGGTAATGGACTACAAGAAGGACGTAGACGGTTTCCATCCCGTGAACGTGGGCCGCATGGTGACAGGGCTGCCTTCTTACTTGCCCGCCACGCCCTACGGCATCATGCAACTACTGGAGCGCTATAACATTGACACCAAAGGAAAGCACTGCGTGGTCATTGGCCGCAGCAACATTGTGGGCACGCCCATCAGCATTCTCATGAGCAAGTGCACCATCCCCGGCGAGAGTACCGTGACCATTTGCCACCGCAACACGGTAGACCTACCTATGCACACCCGCATGGCGGATATCTTGATCGTGGCCGTGGGTAAACCGGGCATGGTGACGGCAGACATGGTTAAAGAAGGCGCTGTGGTCATTGACGTGGGCACCACCCGCGTGACAGACGCTTCCAGAGAAAGAGGTTGGCGACTGCGCGGCGATGTGGACTTTGAAAACGTAGCCCCCAAGTGCAGCTACATCACCCCGGTGCCGGGCGGCGTGGGTCCTTTGACCATTTCCATGCTCCTGAAAAACACCCTGAAAGCCGCCAAGAAAGAAGTTTATGGCTAG
- a CDS encoding carbonic anhydrase, producing MTTYEEIFQNNQAWIAQKTSNNKDFFKELAADHNPDYLYIGCSDSRVTAEEVMGLGPGEVFVHRNVANLVNNVDLNVMSVLNYAIKHLNVKHIIVCGHYNCGGVKAAMMPKDMGILNPWLRNIRDVYRHHKAELDAISDQGQRYDRLVELNVVEQCTNIIKTAALQLSYQNTGYPVVHGWVFDIHSGKIIDLNIDFKAILEEIKDIYDLTKS from the coding sequence ATGACCACCTACGAAGAAATCTTCCAAAACAACCAGGCTTGGATAGCCCAAAAAACCAGCAACAACAAAGACTTCTTTAAAGAACTAGCCGCCGATCACAACCCAGACTATCTCTATATTGGGTGCAGTGACAGCCGCGTGACCGCAGAAGAAGTGATGGGCTTGGGTCCCGGCGAAGTGTTTGTTCACCGCAACGTAGCCAACTTAGTAAACAACGTTGACCTGAACGTGATGTCTGTTTTGAACTACGCCATCAAGCACTTGAACGTGAAGCACATCATTGTCTGCGGGCATTACAACTGCGGAGGTGTGAAAGCCGCCATGATGCCAAAAGACATGGGTATCTTAAACCCTTGGCTTAGAAATATTAGAGATGTCTACCGCCACCACAAGGCAGAACTAGACGCCATCTCAGACCAAGGCCAGCGCTATGACCGATTGGTGGAATTAAACGTGGTAGAGCAGTGCACCAACATCATCAAAACCGCCGCCCTACAACTCAGCTACCAGAACACCGGCTATCCCGTGGTGCACGGCTGGGTCTTCGACATCCATTCTGGTAAAATCATTGACCTGAATATTGATTTCAAAGCTATTCTTGAAGAAATCAAAGACATCTATGATTTGACCAAAAGCTAA